A DNA window from Rhizobium jaguaris contains the following coding sequences:
- a CDS encoding ATP-binding protein produces the protein MLKLGLVSRIIMIVAVALFIIQLAAFVAASLKPDLPLGHQLSPTMQVKSAVRLLDAIPSEAQEKAVRALNATGLDLRLVDATLPAQNDDAADPDLGRRLAHEFASIALGDRYFSLRSLPERPQGWFSVGAPDRTIEVSIGLAGGKVAVFSLADTPTVRLRGVPVGFMAGLLGVLVAVIAVCAVARETRPLTRLSRTVNSIGKGLQPIEIPERGACELRMLIRAINGMQLRIAALINNRTLILGAISHDLRTYLTRFRLRMEMMPDTPHRERAIADIEAMQHLVEEALGFARSTVVSGGRDIADLNAAVCALVAERHDGPDVITLSPLGRELAVTIPQTALARVLDNLIDNALRYGGRADICIERRGDHAAVIIGDRGPGIPMERRKDVLEPFVRLEESRNRDLGGSGLGLTIVRQILDAHNGALCLEDRDGGGLNAIVLLPLATSSRAAA, from the coding sequence ATGCTGAAACTCGGTCTCGTTTCCCGCATCATCATGATCGTCGCCGTTGCGCTGTTCATCATCCAGCTTGCCGCCTTTGTTGCTGCCAGCCTGAAACCGGATTTGCCGCTCGGCCATCAGCTGTCGCCGACGATGCAGGTCAAGTCGGCTGTGCGCCTCCTCGATGCCATCCCGTCAGAAGCGCAGGAGAAGGCCGTGCGTGCCTTGAATGCGACCGGTCTGGATCTGCGCCTGGTCGATGCAACGCTGCCGGCGCAAAACGACGATGCGGCCGACCCGGATCTTGGTCGCAGGCTTGCCCATGAGTTTGCCAGCATCGCGCTCGGTGACCGCTATTTCAGCCTGCGCTCGCTCCCCGAACGTCCGCAGGGCTGGTTTTCGGTCGGCGCTCCCGACCGGACGATCGAAGTGTCGATCGGCCTTGCCGGCGGCAAGGTTGCCGTCTTTAGCCTGGCCGATACACCGACGGTGCGGCTGCGTGGTGTCCCCGTCGGCTTCATGGCCGGGCTTCTCGGCGTGCTGGTAGCGGTGATCGCGGTCTGCGCGGTGGCGCGAGAGACCAGGCCGTTGACGCGGTTGTCCCGCACGGTCAATTCTATCGGCAAGGGTCTGCAGCCGATCGAAATTCCGGAACGGGGCGCTTGCGAACTGCGCATGCTGATCCGCGCCATCAACGGCATGCAGTTGCGTATCGCCGCCTTGATCAACAACCGCACCCTGATACTCGGGGCGATCTCCCATGATCTCAGGACCTATCTCACCCGTTTCCGCCTGCGCATGGAGATGATGCCGGATACACCGCATCGCGAGCGGGCGATCGCCGATATCGAGGCGATGCAGCACCTCGTCGAGGAGGCGCTGGGCTTTGCACGCAGCACTGTCGTTTCCGGAGGACGGGATATCGCCGATCTCAATGCCGCTGTTTGCGCGCTTGTCGCCGAGCGCCATGATGGACCGGACGTCATCACGCTTTCGCCGCTGGGAAGAGAATTGGCGGTGACGATTCCGCAGACGGCGCTGGCTCGGGTGCTTGACAATCTGATCGACAATGCACTGCGCTATGGCGGCCGGGCCGATATTTGCATCGAGCGCCGCGGCGATCATGCCGCCGTCATCATCGGTGATCGCGGCCCGGGCATTCCGATGGAGCGGCGCAAGGATGTGCTCGAACCTTTCGTCCGTCTGGAGGAATCGCGCAATCGCGATCTTGGGGGGAGTGGATTAGGATTGACGATCGTCCGGCAGATCCTCGACGCGCATAACGGCGCGCTTTGCCTGGAGGATCGAGACGGTGGTGGGCTCAACGCGATCGTGCTTTTGCCGCTCGCGACGAGCAGTCGGGCTGCCGCCTGA